A stretch of the Actinotalea sp. JY-7876 genome encodes the following:
- a CDS encoding response regulator transcription factor, which produces MTRILLVDDQALLRMGFRLVLEAEDDLEVIGEAGDGRAAVDQVTALRPDVVLMDVRMPNVNGIEATERIVAAHPDTRVLILTTFDLDEYAFAALRAGASGFLLKDARPAELVAAIRTVASGDAVVSPRVTRRMLELFSGQLPSSDRTPEPDGPDPRLAELTPRELEVLRCVADGLSNAEVAERLFLSEATVKTHVGRILAKLGIRDRVQAVVLAYETGLVRASAG; this is translated from the coding sequence ATGACGAGGATCCTGCTGGTCGACGACCAGGCACTGCTCCGCATGGGCTTCCGGCTCGTGCTCGAGGCCGAGGACGACCTGGAGGTGATCGGCGAGGCGGGCGACGGGCGCGCCGCCGTCGACCAGGTCACGGCCCTGCGCCCCGACGTCGTGCTCATGGACGTGCGCATGCCGAACGTCAACGGCATCGAGGCGACCGAGCGCATCGTCGCGGCGCACCCCGACACGCGCGTCCTCATCCTCACCACGTTCGACCTCGACGAGTACGCGTTCGCGGCGCTGCGCGCGGGCGCGAGCGGCTTCCTGCTCAAGGACGCGCGCCCGGCGGAGCTCGTCGCGGCCATCCGCACCGTCGCGTCGGGCGACGCCGTCGTCTCCCCCCGGGTCACGCGGCGCATGCTCGAGCTGTTCTCGGGCCAGCTGCCCTCCTCGGACCGGACGCCCGAGCCCGACGGGCCGGACCCCCGCCTGGCCGAGCTCACCCCGCGCGAGCTCGAGGTGCTGCGCTGCGTCGCGGACGGGCTGTCCAACGCCGAGGTCGCGGAGCGCCTCTTCCTGTCCGAGGCGACGGTCAAGACGCACGTCGGGCGCATCCTCGCCAAGCTCGGCATCCGTGACCGCGTGCAGGCCGTCGTGCTCGCCTACGAGACCGGGCTCGTGCGGGCGTCCGCCGGCTGA
- a CDS encoding sensor histidine kinase: MTTSAAPAVRRTAPTWESARVWRRRAAAKQAPAVEAPLFTELSARRLGPVRRFFVRRPVVMDVLIVLGWGFFALLMAAGARSMFPLDTLLGPDVAGRTQVWGVGLAFAGMVVLLWRRRRPVTCAAAMATLGATALATTGATAGFDLGLALALYAVAAARPASVTWWTFGGTTAAMLLAAMLDLPARVGTITFDYSVDGAADLSAVVEASRNEVWAWTATGVVLPALLCVAVGTSVRNRRLHVADLVDRANALARDREQEERLARAAERARIAREMHDVVAHGLTEMIALGDGAASTVRHAPELSRAALTELSITGRAALADMRRLLGVLHGDGPAADASAVPFAPQPSAPDLALIVDRFRDAGLPVRATGVGADVLPPDPGLQLAVVRIVEEALENAARHAHGTLGVELVVRRVATGVEIDVVDQGPAVPGGEQEGTARGLISMSERAAAYGGTVQAGPHGNGWRVHAWLPHEGTR; encoded by the coding sequence GTGACGACGTCCGCCGCCCCCGCCGTGCGCCGCACCGCCCCGACCTGGGAGAGTGCTCGCGTGTGGCGACGGCGGGCGGCGGCGAAGCAGGCCCCCGCCGTCGAGGCGCCCCTGTTCACCGAGCTCTCGGCACGGCGGCTCGGACCGGTCCGGCGGTTCTTCGTCCGGCGTCCGGTGGTCATGGACGTGCTCATCGTCCTCGGCTGGGGCTTCTTCGCCCTCCTCATGGCCGCCGGGGCGCGCAGCATGTTCCCGCTCGACACGCTGCTCGGGCCCGACGTGGCCGGACGGACCCAGGTGTGGGGTGTCGGCCTGGCGTTCGCCGGCATGGTCGTCCTGCTGTGGCGCCGACGGCGGCCGGTCACCTGTGCCGCCGCGATGGCGACGCTCGGTGCGACGGCCCTGGCGACCACCGGGGCGACGGCCGGGTTCGACCTCGGGCTCGCCCTGGCGCTCTACGCCGTCGCCGCCGCGCGGCCGGCCTCCGTGACCTGGTGGACCTTCGGCGGTACCACCGCCGCGATGCTCCTGGCGGCGATGCTCGACCTGCCGGCCCGCGTGGGCACGATCACCTTCGACTACTCGGTCGACGGCGCGGCCGACCTGAGCGCAGTCGTCGAGGCCTCGCGGAACGAGGTCTGGGCGTGGACCGCCACCGGCGTCGTGCTGCCCGCGCTGCTCTGCGTCGCGGTCGGCACGAGCGTGCGCAACCGCCGCCTGCACGTGGCGGACCTGGTGGACCGGGCGAACGCCCTGGCGCGCGACCGCGAGCAGGAGGAACGGCTGGCCCGGGCGGCCGAGCGCGCCCGCATCGCGCGCGAGATGCACGACGTCGTCGCGCACGGGCTGACCGAGATGATCGCGCTGGGCGACGGGGCCGCGTCGACCGTGCGCCACGCGCCCGAGCTCTCCCGCGCGGCGCTGACCGAGCTGTCGATCACGGGGCGCGCCGCGCTCGCGGACATGCGGCGCCTGCTGGGCGTGCTGCACGGTGACGGGCCGGCCGCCGACGCGTCCGCCGTCCCGTTCGCGCCCCAGCCCAGCGCGCCGGACCTGGCCCTGATCGTCGACCGGTTCCGCGACGCCGGGCTGCCCGTGCGGGCCACCGGCGTCGGTGCCGACGTGCTGCCGCCCGACCCCGGGCTGCAGCTCGCCGTCGTCCGCATCGTCGAGGAGGCGCTCGAGAACGCGGCACGGCACGCGCATGGCACCCTCGGTGTCGAGCTGGTCGTGCGGCGCGTGGCGACGGGCGTCGAGATCGACGTCGTCGACCAGGGGCCCGCGGTGCCGGGCGGCGAGCAGGAGGGGACGGCGCGAGGGCTCATCTCGATGAGCGAGCGCGCCGCGGCGTACGGCGGGACCGTCCAGGCGGGACCGCACGGCAACGGGTGGCGGGTCCATGCCTGGCTGCCCCACGAAGGGACGAGATGA